The genomic region TTacacataatatatttttcaatatattgattACAGTAATAGCTTTTTCTCTCATCTCTGATGGAACATATTTAATATCTAAATATTGAGATAACTTAGATCTTGAATTATACAGCATGTTAATAACAGTTTCAATGTTATCAATTTCAAAACTGCTTCGTCCTAGTGGTAATAACTGagattcatacattttttttaatttatgttctgCTGACGCTGCGAGAGCAAAGCTTCGCTTCAGGTGATCTCTGGAGGCTTTAATGTCCTTTCTATATTCTGGTTTGAAGCTTTCAGGAAGAGGTACCTGTTGCACTAGCGAACTAATATCTGAAATTTTCTTCAGAATGTCTTTATTACGCAGAACTAGTGGGTGATTTCTAAGTGTTGGTGTTTCATAATTGCCCGAGAGCTGAGGAACATCTTCTATTTCCGTGACGGTATCCAAGTCAGTGCTACTACTTGGAGTACTTGGAGTTAATTCATCTTGCCATAATATTGGTGCCATGATTTGTTTTGTGGTTGGCTCTGGCTCCGGCTCTGGTAACAGCTctggttcttctttttcaataaaagGTTCTTCTGTAcgtaaaacaacagaaatattgtTTGGCTTAATTGACCAGAATGCAGTACTTTCGGTTTGTTTTTTCCTCCCTGTTTCCATTGGGAAGCCTCTAGTAGTGAAAGTTGAGGTGTTATCTCTGATAGGGTTGATTAAAACATTCTCAGTTGAAGCTTTGTCATTTGTAATCAACTCCTTTAATCTCGATACCTTTGTTTTCCTAGCATATACATTATTTGGAGACTCTGATTTTTTCTCCCGGCCTGACTCCCTAGTGGGAACACTAAGTAGTAGGTTCTGTAAAACCTGTACATAATGATTCACGCTTCGTTCTTCGTCAGGTGTCACAGTTATTCCTTGAGGAGGAAAACATcaaacaataagtaaaatttagtaTTATACATAACATATTGACAAAAATCTACTGACCCAAATTTACTTCATATGCTATCACTTAAAAgttgagataaaaagaaaacaagaaataaagtaTATCTAACAGtcaacttttatttaaaagaacaaaatgattttTTCAGATTCGTATTAAAATGGATGAGTGAGGTTAGTGCAAAACTTACATATTGACACAATTCTCTCTACCTTTTTGCTTTTACTCTCCCATATAACTTATGATTCATTAGGTaacttattaaaacaaaattcttgATTATGTTTTCCAATACAGTGGTGTGCTGGAATAACTCCACACTGGCTCAGCAGAGCCAACTGTTAAATTTGAGAGATTTTCTGAGCTACTTATTAaacataaacatcattaaaaattaaattatctgaatttaatttgcatttagaCAAGttgcattaaagaaaaaattaataaatattcaaaactcatcgctttcttattattttatttca from Saccopteryx leptura isolate mSacLep1 chromosome 6, mSacLep1_pri_phased_curated, whole genome shotgun sequence harbors:
- the SPESP1 gene encoding sperm equatorial segment protein 1, with product MKSLVLVALLLWSSFVLAHPRITVTPDEERSVNHYVQVLQNLLLSVPTRESGREKKSESPNNVYARKTKVSRLKELITNDKASTENVLINPIRDNTSTFTTRGFPMETGRKKQTESTAFWSIKPNNISVVLRTEEPFIEKEEPELLPEPEPEPTTKQIMAPILWQDELTPSTPSSSTDLDTVTEIEDVPQLSGNYETPTLRNHPLVLRNKDILKKISDISSLVQQVPLPESFKPEYRKDIKASRDHLKRSFALAASAEHKLKKMYESQLLPLGRSSFEIDNIETVINMLYNSRSKLSQYLDIKYVPSEMREKAITVINILKNILCVSQLETQKLIRKLLNNNIKILNLLDVP